In Ignavibacteriota bacterium, one genomic interval encodes:
- a CDS encoding outer membrane protein transport protein yields the protein MSIARGLCIFVFMALLLASNAFAGGFQLNEHGAKGMAQAGAFAARATDGSAIFWNPAGLGFQNTASAYAGVTLIMPKVSFYGPTQNNSGAENKMNTQIFNPINGYVVYPIADGLTAGFGVNNPYGLGTEWPETWVGRFITVKVDLKTFFFTPTLSYRILDNLSIGAGFNYVTGEVTLSRRVPVASVATPTEPMVNLDLSGTGMGFNVGLLYKPTTDLSVGLSYRSSVKIDAEGTADFTPNYAALSFPVGDAAASLELPATGFAAVAYKVTDVFTLEADYQYIGWSSYDELKVEFKKNNTSSASPKNYQDTYIIRLGGEYDLGCWKLRGGVYYDHSPVKTEYLEPLLPDANRIGYNIGFGYQLSQHLNVDVAYLFIKFSERKAENTIHENNFDGTYKSTVNLLGVNFEYSF from the coding sequence ATGTCCATTGCGCGAGGTCTCTGCATCTTCGTGTTCATGGCCCTCCTGCTGGCATCCAACGCTTTTGCGGGCGGGTTCCAGCTGAACGAGCACGGTGCAAAGGGAATGGCGCAGGCGGGAGCGTTTGCAGCCCGTGCGACCGATGGATCTGCGATCTTCTGGAACCCTGCAGGTCTGGGCTTTCAGAACACCGCGTCAGCGTATGCCGGCGTCACCCTGATCATGCCGAAGGTTTCGTTTTACGGCCCGACGCAGAACAACTCCGGTGCCGAGAATAAAATGAACACGCAGATCTTCAACCCTATCAACGGATACGTGGTATACCCCATCGCTGATGGACTCACGGCGGGCTTCGGCGTGAACAACCCCTACGGGCTTGGAACCGAGTGGCCGGAGACCTGGGTCGGACGATTCATCACGGTCAAGGTCGATCTGAAGACGTTCTTCTTCACCCCGACCCTCTCCTATAGGATCCTCGACAATCTGTCCATTGGCGCGGGCTTCAACTATGTCACCGGGGAGGTCACTCTTTCACGCAGGGTCCCTGTGGCAAGCGTGGCAACACCGACGGAACCGATGGTCAACCTCGACCTGAGCGGGACCGGGATGGGCTTCAACGTCGGCCTGCTGTACAAGCCGACCACCGACCTGTCGGTTGGCCTCTCCTACCGCAGCTCTGTCAAGATCGATGCGGAAGGCACGGCGGATTTCACCCCGAATTACGCTGCGCTGAGTTTCCCCGTGGGTGATGCCGCGGCATCGCTGGAACTTCCTGCGACCGGCTTCGCTGCCGTTGCGTACAAGGTCACGGACGTGTTCACCCTCGAGGCCGACTATCAGTACATCGGGTGGTCCTCGTACGATGAGCTCAAGGTGGAATTCAAGAAGAACAACACCTCCTCGGCTTCGCCGAAGAACTACCAAGACACATATATCATCAGGTTGGGTGGCGAGTACGATCTCGGCTGCTGGAAGCTCCGCGGCGGCGTGTACTACGACCACTCGCCGGTCAAGACGGAATACCTCGAGCCGCTCCTGCCCGATGCGAACCGCATCGGCTATAACATCGGATTCGGCTATCAGCTCTCGCAGCACCTGAACGTCGATGTCGCGTATCTGTTCATCAAGTTCTCCGAACGGAAGGCCGAAAACACCATCCATGAGAACAATTTTGATGGCACGTACAAGTCGACGGTCAACCTGCTCGGCGTGAACTTCGAGTATTCTTTCTAA